A DNA window from Tachysurus vachellii isolate PV-2020 chromosome 20, HZAU_Pvac_v1, whole genome shotgun sequence contains the following coding sequences:
- the f9b gene encoding coagulation factor IXb, whose translation MEKFSLITLINGVFILVSNVSLTSSGSVFMSRQTAQSVLLRQKRFNKGGLEEVMRDNLERECMEEKCNFEEAREVFENMEKTREFWIGYIDGDQCLSSPCQNGGTCKDGLSSYVCWCPISFIGKNCELELERQCDVNNGGCMHFCDVDKVQGVVCMCADGYTLGADEMGCEPRDNYPCGRLGKNIANTLATRTLLTEETVIQTHGIKHVNVTERNLTTANSTNSTDLNSATISPTPRDWNFFPTLPAITEKTNTKQRIVGGLEATPGEIPWQVALVHKEKKLVFCGGSLLSDLWVITAAHCLVEAGIGNFFVRLGEHNVKVDEQRESDHEIDEHHIHPSYQHQQSHNHDIALLKLRTPVTFSDYIIPICLGTKTFTEFLLKSVSISLVSGWGRMRYGGLESDRLQKVEVPFVDRTDCKGSDKISRFMFCAGFLTTRKDSCQGDSGGPHATRLHTDTWFLTGIISWGDECAKEGKYGVYTRVSRYINWITNMTGIRAGSSG comes from the exons ATGGAGAAATTTTCTCTCATTACTTTAATAAAtggagtttttattttagtatcgAATGTCTCTCTCACATCATCAG gctcagTGTTCATGTCGAGACAGACTGCCCAGTCAGTGTTATTGAGACAGAAGCGCTTTAATAAGGGAGGACTGGAGGAGGTGATGAGAGACAATctggagagagagtgtatggAGGAGAAATGCAACTTTGAGGAAGCACGTGAAGTTTTTGAAAACATGGAGAAAACA AGAGAGTTCTGGATCGGTTACATCG acgGAGATCAGTGTTTGTCGTCTCCTTGTCAGAATGGAGGGACGTGTAAAGATGGCCTGAGCTCCTACGTCTGCTGGTGTCCAATCAGCTTCATTGGGAAGAACTGCGAGCTCG agctagagagacagtgtgatgtGAATAATGGAGGCTGTATGCATTTCTGTGACGTGGATAAGGTACAGGGggtggtgtgtatgtgcgctGATGGATACACACTTGGTGCTGACGAGATGGGCTGTGAGCCGAGAG aTAATTACCCCTGTGGACGTTTGGGGAAGAACATCGCCAACACTCTTGCCACGAGAACATTACTCACTGAAGAAACTGTGATCCAAACTCATGGCATCAAACATGTCAATGTGACAGAGAGGAATTTAACTACAGCAAACAGCACAAATTCCACTGACCTGAACAGCGCCACCATCAGTCCAACACCCAGAGACTGgaattttttccccactttacCCGCTATCACAGAGAAGACCAACACCAAACAGCGCATTGTGGGAGGATTAGAAGCAACACCTGGAGAGATTCCCTGgcag GTGGCATTGGTCCATAAAGAGAAGAAGCTGGTGTTTTGTGGCGGTTCTCTCCTGAGTGACCTGTGGGTCATCACAGCTGCTCACTGCCTGGTGGAAGCAGGGATCGGAAACTTCTTTGTAAGATTAG GAGAACATAATGTTAAGGTTGATGAACAGCGGGAAAGTGATCATGAAATTGATGAACACCACATCCACCCCAGCTACCAGCATCAGCAAAGCCACAACCACGACATCGCTCTGCTGAAGCTCAGAACACCCGTCACCTTCTCAGACTACATCATCCCAATCTGTCTTGGCACAAAAACCTTCACAGAGTTCTTACTGAAGAGTGTTTCCATCTCACTGGTCAGTGGGTGGGGACGGATGCGCTACGGAGGGCTGGAGTCTGACAGGCTGCAGAAGGTGGAGGTTCCCTTTGTGGACCGCACCGATTGCAAAGGCAGCGATAAGATTTCACGCTTCATGTTCTGCGCCGGGTTCCTGACCACACGCAAGGACTCGTGCCAAGGAGACAGCGGAGGACCTCACGCCACCAgactgcacacagacacatggttCCTGACGGGCATCATCAGCTGGGGTGACGAGTGTGCTAAAGAGGGCAAGTACGGCGTCTACACGCGCGTGTCCAGGTACATAAACTGGATCACAAACATGACTGGAATCAGAGCAGGTTCTTCTGGATGA
- the htatsf1 gene encoding HIV Tat-specific factor 1, with protein sequence MSGDSDGNQEFHEQLRLQELYGQRRDDGEDPYTYVDPEDGTVYDWDHEKKAWFPKITEDFIAAYQANYGFTEDAASAATGESQPEKTKEEKDEEEKEEDEVTDSGSTKEEKNKGEKRKAEPGWFDIEKEKNTNVYVSGLPPDITCDEFVELMSKCGIIMRDPLTEEYKIKLYKDSEGNQKGDGLCCYLKRESVALAERLLDDYEIRGYRLHVEAARFELKGQYDASKKKKKTKEYRKKMQQQQKQLDWRPERKGEVRKRHEQVVIIQNMFHPTDFEEDPLVLNEYREDLRSECEKFGEVKKVIIFDRHPDGVASVAFKNPEEADVCVSTLNARWFGGRQLSAQLWDGVTDYQVDETVREREERLKGWSTFLEDGKEQEKQLKGERTTEEGQQEKEEEKQQEETEDKEEKEEATVESTDSSLASSDDES encoded by the exons ATGAGTGGAGACTCAGATGGGAATCAGGAGTTTCACGAGCAGCTTCGGCTGCAGGAGCTGTACGGTCAGAGGCGTGATGATGGAGAGGATCCGTACACGTACGTCGACCCCGAGGACGGCACCGTCTATGACTGGGACCATGAGAAGAAGGCCTGGTTTCCAAAG ataaCGGAGGACTTCATCGCTGCCTATCAGGCAAATTATGGCTTTACTGAAGATGCAGCTTCAGCAGCAACAGGAGAATCTCAGCCTGAGAAAACGAAAGAGGAGAAAgatgaggaggagaaagaggaggatgAAGTGACCGATTCAGGTAGCACTaaagaggaaaagaataaaggagagaagaggaaagcagaaccag GCTGGTTCGATAtcgagaaagagaaaaacacaaatgtttatgtgtcag gtctCCCCCCTGATATCACTTGTGATGAGTTTGTGGAGTTGATGTCTAAATGTGGAATAATAATGAGAGACCCGCTGACAGAGgagtataaaattaaattatataaagacAGTGAGGGGAATCAGAAAGGAGACGGACTCTGCTGTTACCTGAAG agagaatCAGTAGCTCTGGCTGAGCGTTTGCTGGATGATTATGAGATCCGAGGTTATCGGCTGCACGTTGAAGCGGCTCGCTTTGAGCTTAAAGGCCAATACGACgccagcaagaaaaaaaagaagactaaAGAGTATCGGAAAaaaatgcagcagcagcagaa GCAGTTGGACTGGAGACCTGAGAGGAAAGGAGAAGTGCGTAAGAGACACGAGCAAGTGGTGATCATCCAGAACATGTTCCATCCCACTGACTTTGAG GAGGATCCACTGGTGTTGAATGAATATCGAGAGGACCTGCGCTCAGAGTGTGAGAAATTCGGGGAAGTAAAGAAGGTCATTATATTTGAT agacacCCTGATGGTGTAGCCTCTGTGGCATTTAAGAACCCAGAAgaggcagatgtgtgtgtgtcaacactgAATGCACGCTGGTTTGGAGGAAGACAGCTTTCGGCTCAACTGTGGGATGGAGTCACTGACtaccag GTGGACgagacggtgagagagagagaggagaggttAAAAGGATGGTCGACTTTTCTGGAAGATGGAAAGGAACAAGAAAAGCAATTAAAAGGAGAGAGAACAACAGAAGAGGGACAGcaggaaaaggaagaagagaaacaacaggaagagacagaagataaagaagagaaggaggaagcTACTGTTGAATCCACTGACAGCAGTTTGGCTAGCAGCGATGATGAgtcttaa